The Staphylococcus sp. KG4-3 genome has a window encoding:
- the thiI gene encoding tRNA uracil 4-sulfurtransferase ThiI → MIYDHILVRYGELTLKGANRKIFVNKLRSNVKRSLMPLQGYTVKANRDRMYIELAEGADIEEMCNRLRKVFGIYSISPVLKIDKTVEAAKELAIRFAKEYAQDDTFKIDVKRSDKNFPYDTYELQRTLGGAVLSGTDHLNVDVHNPDHVIKVEVRLDAIYMYDQVIAGSGGLPVGTGGKTLLMLSGGIDSPVAGIEVMRRGVTVEAIHFHSPPFTSEKAKEKVIELTRILSEHVGPIKLHIVPFTALQKQVNKEVHERYTMTSTRRMMMRVADKVAHDIEAHAIVNGENLGQVASQTLKSMYAINHVTSTPVLRPLLTLDKEDIVKKAKDIGTFDVSIQPFEDCCTIFTPKNPVTEPELEKVEKYESGYDFEPLVQQAADEIETLYITSDYQSEKDSATQALADDLF, encoded by the coding sequence ATGATATATGATCATATATTAGTTAGGTACGGGGAGTTAACCTTAAAAGGAGCTAACCGTAAAATATTTGTGAACAAATTACGTTCAAATGTAAAGCGTTCACTAATGCCATTACAAGGATACACGGTAAAGGCAAATAGAGATAGAATGTATATAGAATTAGCAGAAGGTGCAGATATTGAAGAAATGTGCAACAGATTAAGAAAAGTCTTTGGTATTTATTCAATAAGTCCTGTATTAAAAATTGATAAAACAGTAGAAGCGGCAAAAGAATTAGCTATCCGATTTGCTAAAGAGTATGCACAAGATGACACTTTTAAAATTGATGTAAAGCGTTCGGATAAAAACTTCCCATATGACACGTATGAATTACAAAGAACTTTAGGGGGAGCTGTATTAAGTGGAACAGATCATTTAAATGTAGATGTACACAATCCAGATCACGTGATTAAAGTTGAAGTGCGTTTAGATGCCATTTACATGTATGATCAAGTGATTGCAGGTTCTGGCGGATTACCTGTTGGTACTGGAGGTAAAACTTTATTAATGCTATCTGGTGGTATTGATTCTCCAGTTGCTGGTATAGAAGTTATGCGTAGAGGTGTTACCGTAGAAGCGATACACTTCCATAGTCCACCGTTTACAAGTGAAAAAGCAAAGGAAAAAGTAATCGAACTAACGAGAATTTTATCAGAACATGTTGGACCAATTAAATTACACATCGTGCCATTTACAGCACTTCAAAAACAGGTGAACAAAGAAGTTCATGAACGTTACACTATGACTTCGACACGTCGTATGATGATGCGGGTAGCCGACAAAGTTGCACATGATATTGAGGCGCATGCGATTGTAAATGGAGAGAATTTAGGGCAAGTTGCTAGTCAAACATTAAAGAGTATGTATGCGATAAATCATGTCACATCTACTCCTGTATTACGTCCTTTATTGACTTTAGATAAAGAAGATATTGTTAAAAAAGCAAAAGATATAGGTACATTTGATGTATCTATCCAACCATTTGAGGATTGTTGTACAATTTTCACTCCTAAAAATCCAGTTACTGAACCGGAATTAGAAAAAGTTGAAAAATATGAAAGTGGTTATGATTTTGAACCACTTGTACAACAGGCTGCCGACGAAATTGAGACATTATATATTACAAGCGATTACCAAAGTGAGAAAGATTCAGCTACACAAGCGCTAGCTGACGATCTATTTTAA